The following are encoded in a window of Thermoanaerobaculia bacterium genomic DNA:
- the purH gene encoding bifunctional phosphoribosylaminoimidazolecarboxamide formyltransferase/IMP cyclohydrolase, protein MNETDLTTSPALPASGPVRVRRALLSVSDRTGIAELAQALQELGIEIVSTGGTAAHLTERGIAATKAEEITEFPEIFGGRVKTLHPKIFGGILGDPADAGHARDFAAQGILPFELVAVNLYPFEEAIAAGARGRAAIEKIDVGGPAMIRAAAKNHSRVAVIVDPGDYAAVLAEIRATGAVAPASRERLAAKAFARTALYDSAIANYFSREVSGGDPFPETLLFGFEKQASLRYGENPHQRAAVYRDRAAAPGELIGFRQLQGKELSFNNLLDVDSAVRLARDLRGSAAVIVKHNNPCGAAVGDNVLEAFGRAFACDPLAAFGGIIAIRGTVDGAVAALVLQHFVEAVVADDFTEDALAAFAKKPNIRLLRLPVSQGPDGGVDWKRIGGGLLLQEQDNEPDDPAAWRVVSERKPLAIERAACELAWTVARRVKSNAIVIANARQTVGIGAGQMSRVDSCRLAVMKADLPVNGTSAASDAFFPFRDGLDLLADAGVTAVVAPGGSIRDADIVAAADDRKLAFLLAPRRHFRH, encoded by the coding sequence ATGAACGAAACGGACCTTACGACGTCCCCGGCGCTCCCCGCTAGCGGCCCGGTCCGGGTCCGCCGGGCCCTGTTGTCGGTCTCCGACCGGACCGGCATCGCGGAGCTCGCGCAGGCGCTGCAGGAGCTCGGGATCGAGATCGTCTCGACCGGCGGCACGGCGGCGCATCTGACCGAGCGCGGGATCGCCGCGACCAAAGCGGAGGAGATCACCGAGTTCCCGGAGATCTTCGGCGGCCGCGTCAAGACGCTGCACCCGAAGATCTTCGGCGGGATCCTCGGCGACCCGGCCGATGCGGGGCACGCGCGCGATTTCGCCGCCCAGGGAATCCTTCCGTTCGAGCTCGTCGCCGTCAATCTCTACCCGTTCGAAGAGGCGATCGCGGCCGGCGCGCGCGGGCGGGCCGCCATCGAGAAGATCGACGTCGGAGGCCCCGCGATGATCCGCGCCGCGGCGAAGAACCACTCCCGCGTGGCGGTGATCGTCGACCCGGGCGACTACGCCGCCGTCCTCGCCGAGATCCGCGCGACCGGAGCCGTGGCGCCGGCCAGCCGGGAGCGGCTGGCCGCGAAGGCGTTCGCGCGGACGGCCCTCTACGACTCGGCGATCGCCAACTATTTCTCGCGCGAGGTTTCCGGGGGCGACCCGTTCCCTGAGACGCTCCTCTTCGGGTTCGAGAAACAGGCCTCGCTCCGGTACGGCGAGAACCCGCACCAGCGCGCCGCCGTCTACCGGGACCGGGCGGCGGCGCCGGGCGAGCTCATCGGGTTTCGCCAGCTGCAGGGCAAGGAGCTCTCGTTCAACAATCTCCTCGACGTCGACTCCGCCGTGCGCCTCGCGCGCGACCTTCGCGGCAGCGCCGCCGTCATCGTCAAGCACAACAACCCGTGCGGCGCCGCCGTCGGCGACAACGTCCTCGAGGCATTCGGCCGCGCCTTCGCGTGCGACCCTCTCGCCGCGTTCGGCGGCATCATCGCGATCCGCGGGACGGTCGACGGCGCCGTGGCCGCGCTCGTCCTGCAGCATTTCGTCGAGGCCGTCGTCGCCGACGATTTCACCGAAGACGCCCTCGCCGCGTTCGCGAAGAAGCCCAACATCCGCCTGCTCCGCCTCCCGGTGAGCCAGGGCCCCGACGGGGGCGTGGACTGGAAGAGGATCGGCGGCGGCCTGCTCCTCCAGGAGCAGGACAACGAGCCCGACGATCCGGCCGCATGGCGCGTCGTTTCGGAGCGCAAGCCCCTCGCGATCGAGCGCGCGGCCTGCGAGCTCGCCTGGACCGTCGCCCGCCGCGTCAAGTCGAACGCGATCGTGATCGCCAACGCGCGTCAGACCGTCGGAATCGGCGCCGGCCAGATGAGCCGCGTCGATTCGTGCCGGCTCGCCGTCATGAAGGCCGACCTCCCCGTCAACGGCACGAGCGCCGCCTCCGACGCGTTTTTCCCGTTCCGCGACGGGCTCGACCTCCTGGCCGACGCCGGCGTCACCGCGGTCGTCGCCCCCGGAGGGTCGATCCGTGACGCGGATATCGTCGCCGCCGCCGACGACAGGAAACTGGCTTTCCTGCTCGCTCCGCGACGGCACTTCCGGCATTGA